A window of Tatumella citrea genomic DNA:
AATACTCAGCTTCACCAAAGCCTTTTACCGAAATGACATTCAGCAGAAAAATCACTGCCAGGAACAGGCAACTCCATATCCAGCCGGGCACTTCCGGCAACCAGTAACCCATTACCAGTTGAGCAGCCACCAGATCGACGGCAATCGTCACCGCCCAGTTGTACCAGTAGTTCCAGCCGAGTGCGAAGCCGAAACCCTCTTCAACATATTTGGAACCATAAGTAGCGAAAGAACCGGAGACTGGCATATAAGCCGCCAGTTCACCCAGACTGGTCATCAGAAAATAGACCATCAGACCGATAATCGCGTAGGAGAGAAGCGCACCACCAGGGCCGGCCTGAGAAATACTGGCACCCGAGGCAACAAACAGACCGGTACCGATTGAACCGCCAATGGCAATCATCGTCAGATGGCGGGCTTTCAGTACACGCTTCAGGGCAGGCTTATCTGTGGTATTTGTATTATTATTCATCAGTAAACACTATGCTGGATAAAAATGAGGCGCGATTGTACCAGCAAAGCAGTCACTGTATAGCATTACCACTTCTGTTATTAGTTACCTTCATGATTCAGCGGGAATTATTAGCAAACCTGCCGAAGCCGGTGATTTCAATGGCCGGGAGTCTTTGTTCTCCGCAGATATTTATTCACGACAATAACTCAGAAACCGCAGCAGTGACCGGGATAAATGCTTCTGTTGGTGATGGATACGGTACAGAGTCCGTGTCAGTGGCGGTAAGGGTATCGCGATCTGGCGTAGGGCGCCATTTTCCAGCTGATCGGCAATTACCCGCCGTGACAGACAACTGATGCCCATTCCGTGGCGAACTGCATGTTTTATCGCTTCGGAATTTCCCAGCTCCATCGCCACACTGAAATTTGGCAGATGGGACAATAGCAGGTAGTCCACAATCTCGCGGGTACCCGAACCTATTTCGCGTAAAATCCACGGTGACATAGCCAGACTTTGCAGAGTCACCGGATGATTAAAAATTTCTGATTGTGGTGCGGCAAACACCACCAACTCATCCTCCAGCCAGTTCTCACTGACTATCCCGGCAACATGACAAGGCCCTTCAATCAGACCGACATCTACCCGGAAATCGGCAACGGCCTGAATCACGTCCAGACTGTTACCTACAGTGAGCTCGAGCGGAGCCTGTGGGAAATCATGACGATAATTAGCCATCATTTGCGGCAGCATATAATTACCGATAGTACTGCTGGCACCAATACGAATAGCCCCGTCATCATCGCGGAATAACTGTTCCGCTTCTTTTGCCTGTTCAAGCAACGACACTGCCTTCGGGTATAACAGCCTGCCATGCTCATTAACAATCAACCGTTTTCCCGCCCGATCAAAGAGCTGAACATCCAGTTGGTTTTCCAGATCCGCCAGTGCAGCACTGACTGCTGACTGTGACAGAGCAAGCTGCCTGGCCGCCTGGGTAGTAGAACCACATCTGACTATCCCGCAGAACACATCCAGCTGCCGCAATGTAATATGCATCTAACCGCTCTCCCCTGTCCGTACCTGAACTTATTTACCACTTATACTGGTTGGTTATAAGATTATAATCGATTTCTCTTTTAAAGAAAATCGCTGCACCATAGACGTCAGTATCCCCACGGAGAGCGCGGCTATGAGCACACAACACCCTGTATTATTCACCGGAGCCAGTGTCCGGCAACTAAACGGCATCCTGCTGACCACAGCTATCGCTGTCGGCACTATCCTTGTATCACAATTTCATCAGGTGTCTGATTTAGGGTTGGGCGCTCTGACGCTGGCTATTCTGGCAGGGATTATTATCGGCAATCTGATGCCCGAAATGTTTAGTGAACACTGCTCCAGTGGAATCACGTTTAGTAAACACTATCTGTTACGTGGCGGGATTATTCTGTACGGGTTTAACCTGACCTTTCAGCAAATCAGTAATATCGGTTATCAGGGTTTGCTCACCGACATAATTATGCTGAGCAGTACATTTCTACTGACCTGTCTTGCGGGAATTTACTGGCTAAAACTGGACAGGCAAACTGTCTGGCTGATTGGTGCCGGTAGCAGCATCTGTGGTGCCGCCGCTGTGCTGGCCACCGGTCCTGTAGTAAAAGCACATCCGGGCAATGTGGCGGTGGCCGTTGCAACAGTAGTCATTTTCGGCACTGCAGCCATCTTTATTTACCCGGTAATCTGGGAAGTGATTCATCCTCTGTTGCCGGGACTGAGTGCCGCTCAGTTTGGTATCTACACTGGTTCTACCATTCATGAAGTTGCGCAGGTGGTTGCCGCCGGGCACTCTATTAGCGCAGACGCAGAAAACAATGCAGTTATTGCCAAAATGCTACGGGTTATGATGCTGGCACCGTTCCTGTTGCTGCTTGGCCAGTGGATGAGAAGAAGTTCACCTCACCAGGCTGGTCAGAAAAGCAATATAACGTTCCCATGGTTTGCGCTGATCTTCATTCTGGTAGCCTGTTTTAACTCTTTTCATCTGTTACCTGACCATTTGCTGTCAGTGATTCATCAGGCAGATAATCTGATGCTGGCGATGGCAATGGCGGCTCTTGGATTAACCACCAAAGCCGGGCAACTGAAACAAGCCGGTCTGAAACCACTGTTACTGGGTTTTATGGTGTTTATCTGGTTGATTGTCGGAGGCGGTCTGGTCAATCTGAGTTTATGGCGGTTGATGAACTAACGATTTGCTCTCACTATTGCGCCCTGTAACAGTTCACTGTTACGGGGCGTTACAGTCTTATTTTCCGGAAATAGCACCGGCTGCACTCACTTCCCCACCCTACGGATAGAGGATTCTGCCGGGATGGCATGTTATGAATGAATTCCTCAGGTATTATAGTGTTAAATCGACAGGAAGCCTGATACTGAGGAGAAACGGCTATGAAGTTTATTGGTGCGCATGTCAGCGCTGCTGGCGGGGTCGAGAATGCGGTCCTCCGTGCACATGAATTGGAAGCAACCGCTTTTGCTCTGTTTACCAAGAATCAACGGCAATGGCGTGCCGCAGCGCTGACCCGGGAAACTATCAGTGCTTTTCGCCAGGCCTGCGAGAAATACAATTTCAGCTCCGCACAAATTTTACCCCATGACAGCTACCTGATTAACCTTGGGCATCCGGTCAATGAAGCGCTGGAAAAATCCAGGCTGGCATTTATTGATGAAATGCAACGGGCTGAACTGCTCGGTCTGTCATTGCTCAACTTCCACCCCGGCAGTCATCTGCAACAGATATCAGAATCCGACTGTCTGAAACTGATTGCAGAGTCGATAAATATTGCCCTCGACCAGACACAAGGTGTGACAGCCGTTATTGAAAATACTGCCGGTCAGGGTAGCAATCTCGGATTTCGTTTCGAGCATCTGGCCGAAATTATTCACCATGTCGAAGATAAAAGCCGGGTGGGTGTTTGTATTGATACCTGTCATGCCTTTGCTGCAGGGTATGATCTACGTAGTGTCGAAAATTGCGAAGCCACATTCCGGGATTTCGAGCGAATTGTCGGATTTAACTATTTACGTGGCATGCACCTGAATGATGCGAAAAGTGAATTTGGCAGCCGGGTTGACCGTCACCACAGTCTGGGTCAGGGAAATATTGGCGAAACGGTCTTTAGCTGGTTAATGAAAGATCCACGTTTTGATGGCATCCCGTTAATCCTGGAAACCGTTGATCCGGAAATCTGGAAAGACGAAATTGCCTGGCTGAAAGCACAGCAGACAGCGTAAGTAATCACAAAAAAAGGGCGCCAGGCGCCCTTTTTAATCTCAGTGGTACAGCTGCTGTCAGGCAGTAGCTGTTTCCGGCCGTTTTAGCATGGCATAGGCAATACCTGCCAGTGCTGTCCCGACGATAATCGCTAACAGGTAACCCAGTACCGGCGTAATCGCTCCGGGGATCAGTAATACAAACAATCCACCGTGCGGAGCCATCAGTTGTGCACCGACAGCCATCGAGATTGCTCCGGTCACCGCTCCGCCTACCATACAGCAGGGGATGACACGCATCGGGTCACGGGCAGCAAAAGGTATTGCACCTTCGGAAATAAAGCACAAGCCCAGTACCAGTGCCGCTTTACCCCCTTCCTGTTGACCTTTGGTAAACTTATTGCGAGCCAGTAAAGTCGCCACTCCCATCGCCAATGGCGGTACCATACCGGCAGCCATAATCGCTGCCATCGGCCCGTAGGTTTTGGTGCTTAACAAACCGACCCCGAAAGCATAGGCTACTTTATTAACCGGTCCACCCATATCGGTGCACATCATGCCACCTAATACTGCACCCAGCAGGACAGCATTCACGGTACCCATGTTACCCAACCAGTGAGTCAGCCATTCCATGATAGCCGCAACCGGTTTGCCCACCACGTAGATCATCAGCAAACCGGTGACCAGGCTGGCCAACAACGGAATGATCAGAATCGGCTTCAGGGCTTCCATACTTTGTGGCAATTTCAGCCGGGTACTGATAAATCTGGCGACATAACCGGCAATAAAACCAGCGATAATCCCCCCAAGAAAACCGGCGTTAGTACTGCTCGCCAGCATCCCGCCAATCAGTCCTGGTGTTAATCCCGGCCGGTCAGCAATTGAGAATGCAATATAACCTGCCAGTACCGGTACCATCAGGGCAAAGGCCGTAGTGCTCCCGATTTGCATCAGCGCAGCCGCCAGGGTTCCCTGCTCTTTAAAAGCGGTAATACCAAAGGCAAACGATAAGGCAATACAAAGCCCGCCCGCGACCACCATCGGTAACATATAAGAAACCCCGGTCAGCAGATGCCGGTAAGCTCCGGATTTCTCTTTATTGCTTTCACTGTTCGATGCCGCAGAGGCATTGCCCGCTGGCGTGAAGGTTTTGGCTTCGCCCAGCGCTTTATCAAATTCCTGGGCAGTTTTTTTCAGAGCCAGGCTGGTCGAGGTACGATACATCGGTTTTCCGGCAAATTTCGCCAGATCGACTTCAATATCAGCAGCAACAATCACCAGATCTGCCGCAGCAACTTCTTCCGGGGTAATCGCATTGCCGGCACCCACAGATCCACGGGTCTCAACTTTGTACCACCAGCCACGTTTTTTCGCTTCAGCCTCAATCGCCTCAGCCGCCATAAAGGTATGGGCAACCCCGGTCGGACAGGCAGTCACGGCTACAATTCGTTTTGTGGTAGCCGTAGTGCCAGCAGCTGAATCGTTGGTTGTCGCAGTTATCCCCTGCGGGGCCTGCCACAGTTCAGCCTGCTCTTTTGCCCGGGTCAGGAAGGCTTCAGCATCGTTCAGCAGTGACTGCAATTCGCCCTGCCACAGTTTTTTTCCGGACAGTGCAGGGTCTGCGGGCACAGTTTTGCCAGCCACGATCACCAGTTCAGCGTCCTGAAGGGAAGCTGTCAGTACCAGTCCGCATTTTTCGGCAGCGCTCTGTGCCGCTTTGCCGGCGATGAATGCACTGGCTCTGCCCAGTGATGCATCAGTTATCAGCAGCATTCTCATCATTTATTCCTCTTCTGCTGTTATTGCACGGGTTGTAAATCGACACGTGCCATCATGGCTGCCAGTTGTGTTCTGTCAGCAACACCTACATTGCTCTGACTTACGGCCAGCGCTGCCACCGCAGTTGCCAGTCGCAGGGTATGTTCACTTGATTCACGCATCAGCAATCCGTAAATCAGCCCTCCGACCATTGAATCACCCGCGCCGACAGTACTGACCACTTCACAGGCTGGAGGTTTTGCCAGCCATTCTCCGGAAGCATTGACCCATAAAGCCCCTTCAGCACCAAGGGAAATCACAACATGAGCGATGCCTTCCTCACGTAACTGATGGGCACTGGCGATAACGTCCTGCAGTGTTGGCAAAGATTTCCCTGCCCAGATTTCCAGTTCACGGCGGTTCGGTTTAACCAGCCAGGGTGCAGCCTTCAGCCCTGCTTCAAGAGCCGCACGACTGCTGTCAAAAATGATGCACGGGCATAACAGGCGCAGTGCTTTCATCCATTCAGTGAATGCCGCAGGGTCTACCCCTTCCGGCAGGCTGCCGCTGACACAGACCATATCAAACTGGCCCAGCCAGCTCAGGGAATCAGTGGTAAAACGTTCCCAGTCCTGGGCGGTAACATTGAAACCGGAAAAGTTAAGATCAGTGACTTCCCCGTCCTGCTCAGTCAGCTTGACGTTAATACGGGTACGGCCCTGTACCACCTGAAAGCGGTTCGCAATACCCAGCTCGCTGAATAACTGCTGAAAACCATCCTGGTTTTCTTTGCCGAGAAACCCGCCCACCGTGACATCGATCCCCAGATCCTTCAGGACCCGTGCGACATTAATACCTTTACCCGCCGCATGCAGGCCGGCGGTTTTCACCAGATTCACTTCCCCGCGTTCAATAGCGGGTGTAAACCCGACTAAATCATAAGCAGGATTCAGAGTAATTGTTGCGACCCGGCGGCTCATGCTGCACCCTCCCCAAGCCCGCTGTCGATAGCCTGCCTGATGGCTTCAATAGCCGCAGCAGCATCTTCACCACTGGCCGTGAAACGTAATCTGTGGCCTTTTTTGACTCCCAGAGCCACGACCTTCATCAGGCTTCGGCCATTAGCGGGTTTGCCACTGCCATCCAGATTAGTGACTGTAACATCGCAGTTGAAGCCTTTGATGACGGTAACCAGAGCGGTACTTGGTCGGGCATGCAGACCGTGTTCATTGCGAATCACAAACTCAGCGGTTACTGCCTCGCTAACCTCGGAATACTCACTGGTGAGCAGGGTCAGAATACCGGCAGCATCTTCAGTCAACAGCCGTTCGGCCTTATTTTTCACCAGTATCTGATGCAAATATCCCAGCGCAGTCAGAGGCTGATCATCAACAGCTGCCACGGTGATCAGCATCGCTACCGGCTCATTATCTGATGTTGTAAATGCAGTTGTCGGTCGGCTGACGGCAATCGCACTGAACAGATTTCCGCTGGCGCTGTCATTCAGCCAGATTCCCTGCCCCAGATTCAGCGGGCGTTCAGCAATAACCTGGCTGACAAACGAATTATCAACAGCCCCTGCTGATTTCAGTCTGCCGGCATTTAACGCCTGCAACGTCATGATCTCGTCTGCTTTAACGTCTGTGACAATCATCGAAGCATCAAAACGAAATTCAGCGGCCTGTTTCTCACCCATCAGGATGGCCCGCAGCTCTTCAGCAGACGCGGTTTTCAGTGTTTCAGCCACACTGTCATCACTGAGCACATGAGTCAGCTGGCGCAACAATGTCAGATGTTCATCAGACTTTGCCGCAATACCAATCACCACATAGGCCAGCTGTTCGTCCCCCCAGCTGATACCTTGTGGAAACTGAAATACCTGCACACCAGTATTCAGTACCAGATCACGCGTGTCTGTTGTTCCGTGGGGAATCGCAATTCCGTTGCCCAGGAAAGTAGAAGTTTGTTGCTCACGCGCCAGCATGCCGCTGACATACGCTTCAGAAACGTTACCAGCAGCGGCCAGAGCAGCAGCTACCTGACGAATAGCATCGGTTTTATCACTGGCGCTGGCGCCTGTGTGTATCGCCTTAACATCGAGCTGGAACATAGGACTCCTCGCTATCTCTTGTTGAATCGTTTCAGCTATCTGTGCTAAAAAAAATCCCGTGGCACGGTAGCAGGGATCGGTATCAGGCTGAAACGTATCAGTCATACTGCTCCGCAAAAATAGAAGCCGCAACTACTAAGCGGAATTCTCCTGCAAAATTTTGATCCTACGCACAATTTATAACTTTTTTTGACCGGTCATTCCGGTTGGAGCTGAAACATGACAAACAGCGGTGAATCAGACAAGGCGTGTCAGCATCACTTCAGCAAACGGACTCAGGGGGCAGTTGCTTGTTCTAAATCCAGCAACCAGACCATCGCCTGTTGCCTTGAACCACCACACATTTCTGCCGAAGGTTGCAGGCTGGCACAGACTTTCGGGCGCGATGGCGAGCCAAAGATTCGACAGCGTAAAGATTCATCCAGCTGGATGCAGGGAGTATTTGCCGGTTTGCCGAAAGGCATCCCCGGAATAGGTGAAGAGATAGACGGAGCTGTACAACAGGCACCGCAATGAGAACGACATTCCAATCAGGGCTCCGGGTTATACAAGGCAGGATAATAAGCGCCATAATAACATTAATTCTTTGTGCCGATAGCCGCTGAAAAATAAATTCTCTGTTAACCTATTGCCTGTCGCCTGTTGCACGGGTAACGTTGCGCGCATAAACCTGTATTGCTTACATAGAGAGAGATCCAATGCCAAAGGCGAATGAGATTAAACGTGGCATGGCAGTCACCTGGAACGGAAAATTACTGCTGGTAAAAGATATTGATGTCCAGAGTCCAAGTGCACGCGGCGCAGCAACGCTGTACAAAATGCGTTTTACTGATATCCGTACCGGTCTGAAAGTAGAAGAGCGCTTCAAAGGTGATGACATCCTTGATGCCATTTCCCTTAGCCGCCGTGCTGTCACCTTCTCTTATATAGATGGTGAAGAGTATGTGTTTATGGATGATGAAGACTATACCCCTTACCATTTCAATAAAGAGCAGATCGAAGAAGAACTGCTGTTTATCCCGGAAAGCGGCATCCCCGGCATTCATGTACTGACAATGGATGGACAAATACTGGCGCTGGAACTGCCACAGACAGTAGATATGGAAATCACGGATACTTCTCCGGGTATTAAAGGGGCTTCGGCAAGCGCACGCACTAAACCGGCGGGAATGATCACCGGACTGGTGATTCAGGTTCCTGAATATCTCAGCAATGGCGATAAAATCAGAATTCATATTCCTGAACGTCGCTATATGGGAAGAGCAGATTAATTTGCTATGTTATCCGGTGTGGGCAGGACAACCCTGTCCGCACCAAAGAGCCCTGTTTAAGACGTTTTTTTGAAATCCAATCTTTCTCCCGGAAAACACCCGTTCTCTGTCCTTCGCGATCCTGCTGTGCGCGCTGTAATGTTTAAGTTTTTTTAAGTTCCTTTTCGAAAAGCGCTTCACGGTCAGAAAACCTCTGCATCCGCTGTCGAGTGTTAAATAGTTACAGTTTTGACATACCGATCACCTGATTCGATCAGTCTCCCTCTTGATTAATCGTTATAATATCCGCGCTTCAAAATTTGTCTTTCCGCAATGAAATGCCGATACAGGCTGAGTTTGCCGGTCAGAACCTAAGAATATTGAAGATTCGTTTATTCTTATTGTAATAATCTATTCAGTTATTTTTCACTTTGAGTTAAAAAAATGCGCCCTTCTCGTCTGATTACTATCCTGTTGCTGAATGCTTTAGGTATTGTTTTGTTCTTTTCGTGGTATTTGCCACCTCACCATGGATTCTGGTTTGACATTGATAAGTCAGTCTTTTTTGACTTCAACAACCGCATGGTGACACATCCGCTGTTCGCGAAATTTGTGGCAATTACCAATTTCCGTGGATTTGATTTGGTCTCGCTGATCGCCATGGGGCTGTTGTATTACTCATACTGGCAGAAGAACACCATTGCCGGCCGCCATCGTATGCTGGCTATTGGTGTCACTATGCTATTAAGCGCGGTAGTTCTGAACCAACTGGGGCATCAGATCCCTGTGGTACATTCCAGCCCGACTTTATTCTTTAAAAATGTTCATCGTGTGGGTGAGCTGACGGGGATCCCGACCAAAGATGCCTCAGCGGACAGCTTTCCCGGCGATCACGGCATGATGCTGATGATTTTTGCCTGCTTTATGTGGCGGTATTTTGGTGGTCGCGCGTTTATTAAAGCTGCCATTATTTTCTTCGTATTTGCCATGCCACGGGTTATGGCCGGTGCACACTGGTTTACCGATATAGCAGTAGGATCACTCTCTGTAGTGTTGGTAGGTATGAGCTGGTGGTTGCTAACTTCAGGCAGTGATCGGCTGGTGAATTTTCTCGACAGAAAATTACCCGGACGTCGCCAGTAAATCTGCAAATAAAAAAAGCGCCCTGACGGGCTAATGCCGGTCACTTAAGGTGACCGGCATTGTTTTTAAAGGGATATTTCGACCTTTTCTCCCTCACTTCTCTCACATATTCCCGTTCTCGTCGTGGTGGCAGTTTCAGCATCCCGGCATTACTGTAAAAGTGTTTAAGGTGACCCGGGATGGCTCCCGGTGAAGCCCACGGCAGACCGATCAGTAGCCGTAATATCTCTGATACTGCACCGCTGAAGCTCAACTGGTAAGGCAGGTAATTTCCTTTCAGGCTGAACGCCATTTTAATCATCTGGTAACGCACCAGGTTATACGTCAGCAGTATTCCCCATAGCTCCTGCTTCACCAGATCGGGCAACCGGCTTCTCAGCGTCCAGCGGTTTCCCAGTAAAAACTGCTTTGCCTCACGATATCCCAGCTCGATTTCCCAGCGATGCTTATAAAGTTCTGCCACGTCAGTCGCCGGATAACGCATCGCATCTGTCATGGAAGTGACTACCTGCCGTTCCGTCCCGTTCACTTTCCGCCTGATTAGCCTCACTATGAGTTCTTCCGGCAGGCCTTTCCATTGCTTTCTGGCCTGAGGCGTGGTTTTCAGTCGTATCAGTTCGTCCTGCCTGCCGAGCTTTCGTACCACTTCATACTGAGTGTTCTTTTTCAGCGGCGTTAGCCAGTGGCGATTTTCACCTGCATTATGCCAGTCATGTAACAACCCTAAAGAGTAAAAGCCCTTATCAAACAGCGTAATACTGTTATCCGGTGCATTTTCTGCCAGCTGAGCGGCCAGCCGCATTTCGTTGATATCGTAGCGACCTGACACACTTGCACGCAGCAGATGGCTGCTGAGTTCCATCAGACACACCATACGAACCTGAGGATAACCGCGTTCACCATGCTGATTAGATGCTTTGCCGAAGGCCTCTGCATTTTCAGGAGTGTCCTGGGTATGCCAGACAACGCCATCAACAGCATTAAGCGTCAACCCGTGCCAGAGGGGATGTCTGGCTTCTTCGTGCCAGTGTTGTTGAGTGAGATCAAACAGGACCCGGATGGCATCTTCGCCCAGTGTTTTTCGGCGGGCAATCACAGAGCTGGGTGCGGTAAATGACCGTCCGGTCCGGTCAACAATATCCATCAAATTCACGATATGGCTCATGGGCTTATTGTTGAATATGGCCATACCGATAACCAGCCAGACCATCGACTCAAGGGGAAGTTTGCGCTTACGCAGCGTGACGGTATCAGTGAGGGAAAACGCCTGTCGGATGAGGTCAGGAGAGAGCAGGTCAGAGAGGCTTTGTACTTCTTCGGGAGCAGTGAGATTAATAATGCCGAGAGCTTGCGAAAGTTCCATTTAAAAAGGGTCCATGTCTGCACATGAACCCTTTTTACACCAACCACCGGATCGGTCAAATGATCCTTAAACGATCGGCATTACCCTGACGGGCGCTTTATTCAGACAGATACCGAAACAGACTCAGTTATAAAATATCAGTCCGCCAGTTCTTCATGGTCAACAATTTCCGGAACCGGAAGGCTGGCAACCACACCCCAGTAGTAACAAGCCAGGGCAATTACTGCTACCAGAATCATATCCATCGGCGCGCTGATCGCATTGGTACCGCCAAAAGTTCCCAGATAAGACACCAGCAACACCAGTACATAATAAACCAGCAACCACCAGGAACATTTCAGGTCACGTGCTGAGGTCACTGTTTTCTTACCAAAGATGGCATAACCCAGCCAGGCAAGGATCAGGATAGGAATCAGTAATTCATTCACCGACCAGCCACTCCAGTAAATCAGCAGTGTACTGGCGACAAATGCCAGTGGGCTCAGGATTGCTGCAATCGGTAAACGAAACGGACGTGCCATATCTGGCAGATGACGACGGAACGCACCGAGCGTGACAGGGCCTGGCATATAAGTAAAGACCGTGGCCGAAGTCACTGCACCAATCAGACCGCCCCATACCTGAAATTCAGAAGGTAATGTCCAGGCAATTGACAGAATCAGCGACAACCATAAAGCGCCACGCGGAACCCCGGATTTTGCATCGACCTGGCCAAAGACTTTAAATAAGTGTCCGTTACGTGCCCAGGCAAATAACACACGGCTTGCACCTGCCAGATAAATATTTCCTGTTCCGGCCGGAGAAATAACAGCGTCGACAAGGATAAGGTTAATAAGCCATGTAATTCCCAGACTGCGGGCCAGATCAGCATACGGAGACTGGAATATTTGCTTCAATCCATCCCAACCATGGGCGGTTAATGCTTCAGAAGGTACTGCGCCCATAAAGGCGTATTGTAAAGCGATATAGATAACGAAGCTGACACCAATAGCGATCATAATTGACAGCGGAACGTTACGCTGCGGATTCTTAGCTTCACTGGCGAAGTCCACTGCCTGACGGAAGCCCAGGTAAGCAAAGACAATACCGGCACCGGTCAGCGAGGTGAAGATTCCGTGAGCTCCGCCTGGTGGTGGCGGTGGTACATCAAGGTTTGCACCGTGGTAATACATAAATAACGTACCAATTGTCAGTAACGGTACGATAAATTTAAATGTAGTAACAATGGTGTTTACCCGGCCAAATACGCTCACGCTCCAGTAGTTCAGCAGGAAGAAGCCTACCAGCAGCAGAATTTGTACCAGAAAACCCAGTCCGGTCGGACTGCCATCGGCATTACTGATTGCCGGCCACCAGTATTGTGCATACTGGCGAACAGCTTCTACTTCCACACCCGCGGTACTGGTGTAAGCCAGCAGTGAGCTGACCCCGATAACGAAACCAACGACATTACCGTGTGAGAAATTTGGATAGCGGACAAATCCACCCGCTCTGGGAATAGCCGCAGAAAGCTCTGCAAACACCAGACCGATCATTAATACAATAATCGCCCCGAGGATCCAGGCCCATCCGGTTTGTGCGCCAGCATAACCGGAGCTGGTCAAAGCGGCATACAGCCATCCGGACCCTATCATTGAACCTATCCCTAGCAGGCTAAGGTCCACCAGCCCTAATTTTTGTTTAAATGCACCCTTTGCCATACACACCTCTTA
This region includes:
- a CDS encoding phosphatase PAP2 family protein — encoded protein: MRPSRLITILLLNALGIVLFFSWYLPPHHGFWFDIDKSVFFDFNNRMVTHPLFAKFVAITNFRGFDLVSLIAMGLLYYSYWQKNTIAGRHRMLAIGVTMLLSAVVLNQLGHQIPVVHSSPTLFFKNVHRVGELTGIPTKDASADSFPGDHGMMLMIFACFMWRYFGGRAFIKAAIIFFVFAMPRVMAGAHWFTDIAVGSLSVVLVGMSWWLLTSGSDRLVNFLDRKLPGRRQ
- a CDS encoding IS4 family transposase, yielding MELSQALGIINLTAPEEVQSLSDLLSPDLIRQAFSLTDTVTLRKRKLPLESMVWLVIGMAIFNNKPMSHIVNLMDIVDRTGRSFTAPSSVIARRKTLGEDAIRVLFDLTQQHWHEEARHPLWHGLTLNAVDGVVWHTQDTPENAEAFGKASNQHGERGYPQVRMVCLMELSSHLLRASVSGRYDINEMRLAAQLAENAPDNSITLFDKGFYSLGLLHDWHNAGENRHWLTPLKKNTQYEVVRKLGRQDELIRLKTTPQARKQWKGLPEELIVRLIRRKVNGTERQVVTSMTDAMRYPATDVAELYKHRWEIELGYREAKQFLLGNRWTLRSRLPDLVKQELWGILLTYNLVRYQMIKMAFSLKGNYLPYQLSFSGAVSEILRLLIGLPWASPGAIPGHLKHFYSNAGMLKLPPRREREYVREVREKRSKYPFKNNAGHLK
- a CDS encoding APC family permease gives rise to the protein MAKGAFKQKLGLVDLSLLGIGSMIGSGWLYAALTSSGYAGAQTGWAWILGAIIVLMIGLVFAELSAAIPRAGGFVRYPNFSHGNVVGFVIGVSSLLAYTSTAGVEVEAVRQYAQYWWPAISNADGSPTGLGFLVQILLLVGFFLLNYWSVSVFGRVNTIVTTFKFIVPLLTIGTLFMYYHGANLDVPPPPPGGAHGIFTSLTGAGIVFAYLGFRQAVDFASEAKNPQRNVPLSIMIAIGVSFVIYIALQYAFMGAVPSEALTAHGWDGLKQIFQSPYADLARSLGITWLINLILVDAVISPAGTGNIYLAGASRVLFAWARNGHLFKVFGQVDAKSGVPRGALWLSLILSIAWTLPSEFQVWGGLIGAVTSATVFTYMPGPVTLGAFRRHLPDMARPFRLPIAAILSPLAFVASTLLIYWSGWSVNELLIPILILAWLGYAIFGKKTVTSARDLKCSWWLLVYYVLVLLVSYLGTFGGTNAISAPMDMILVAVIALACYYWGVVASLPVPEIVDHEELAD